In the Plasmodium gaboni strain SY75 chromosome 13, whole genome shotgun sequence genome, GAAAATAGTTCAGGTAATAAAATTGATATGCTATTAGCTGAaaatttaagaaaaaagtttgaagaaaaatataacgTATCTAtagaaaatgataaaaagGCTATGAGAAAATTAATTGTTGCTGCAAATAAAGCTAAGTTATTATTAAGTGCTAAAAAGTCAGCTGATGTATTTATAGAaagtttatataataataaaagtttAAATGAAAGTGTTAGTCGACAAGACTTTGAAGAATTAATACAAGAAGTAATtgaaaatatgaaaatacCAATAAATAAAGCATTAGAAAAAGGAGGATTCCAATTAAAGGATATAGAAGCTTTAGAATTAATAGGATCAGGTTGGAGAGTACctaaaatattaaatgaagTTACTGAATTTTTTAATCCTTTAAAAGTTGGTATGCATTTAAATAGTGATGAAGCTGTTACTATGGGTTCTCTTTATATAGCTGCATATAATAGTGCAAATTTTAGATTAAAAGATTTAGATTATACAGATATTGTATCTAATgaatatcatatattagTAAATACtgatgaagaagaaaacaataatacaaatgaaGACAAActtaatattaaaaaagaattagTAAATTATAATTCTAGATATCctcataataaaaatgttatattaacatataaagataatttaaaattttcagtatatgaaaatggaaatattataaatgaGTATATATTAGGTAACTTAGATAATGCACTTAAATCAAAATATGAACATTTAGGTACACcaaaattaaatttaaaatttcaGTTGGATAAATTTGGTGTCTTATCATTAGATAAAGTTCTTGTTATTTATGAAGAACAAAAAGATGGATCTGTTGATAcaaaagataataaaaaagaaagtgatgaagataataataataataataatgaagaaataaataaagatgatgacacaaatgataataaaagtGATGATGAACAAAACAAAGGAGATGAAAACAAAacaaatgaagaaaataaagaaaatggtgaaaagaaaaaaagtgaaattataaaacataatattCCTATCGAATTTCAAAcaagaaatataaaaccATTACCACTTACATTtgaagaaataaaagaaaaaaaggaaatattaaaaaatttagaTGAACACgatattaatatttttttaaaatctgaaaaaaaaaacacattagaatcatttatatatgaaacCAGAAGTAAAATGAAAcaagatatatataaacaagTTACAAAAGAAGAAACTAGAAATGAATATCTCAATAAACTAGAAGAATATGAAGATTGGTTATATACAGAAAAAGATGAACCTTTAGAAAATGTTAGTAATAAAATTCATGAATTACAAGATATTTATAATCCAATCAAAGAAAGAGCTGAAGAATTACAAGTAAGAGATAAAACTATTGAagaaacaaataaaaaaatacaagAAATGgttgaaaaaattaaggATATTTCTGAAAAAAAACCATGGGCTGCTGAAACAATTAAAGTGGTCAAAGATTCGTTAGATAAAGAAGTTGAATGGTGGAACAATGCACAagaagaacaaaaaaaattagataATTATACTGCTccattttttaaacataaaGAAGTTCAATTAAAATTCAAATCCATACAAATGTTAATTAAAACATTagataaattaaaaaaacctgttgaaaaaaaagaagataagaaaaatacagataatcaaaatgaaaatacaTCTCAAGATGGAGCAgataaaaatgaacaaCCAGAAcaaaatcaaaataatgaaaataagGATGATAAGCAAAATGATGAACAGGATGCAAATCAATCATCCAATGATGAgcaaaataaaaatggaGCATCAGATCAAAAAGatgaattataaaaaaataaaaaataaatgaaatatatatatataaatatatatatatatattatatatatgtatatgaaTATCCTTTTTGTGTTTTCTTTTGgcatataataatgatcaacaatattatatatattatatatacatatatatttttcataattttttctggttatatttgttttactgaatgtttataatatatatatatttatatatgtacatttTGTTAAtgtttaattttatttctattataaaaatgtttcttttcttttcttttcttttcttttttttttagaatatttttcataaaatattttttcaaaaatttttcatatgaTTTTATCTCAATTTTTCTctcttattattattattattatttttttttttaagaatcAATACGTTCATCCTaagattattatattttctttttaacataaagaaattttaattttttaaaatatcaaaatccataatatattataaagtttaaattatttaaataaaataatttcttttactctgttattattattattattattattattattattattattattatatttttttttatagagAAAAAGAACATTTTAAGAATATATGTACTACACATTGTTAAAATGATAGAATTATTCTtaaaatacatttttttttgtttaaaaaaagacaggaataaaattaattaaaaaagtGAACTCATTACTAAAAAGATTATCTACAAATGatttacataaaaaaaaaaagaaaaaaaagatataataaatttaaagtacaataaatatagctcattcaaatatatataactaGATAGATTAATAgtttatgtttatatgtattagactctatatttgaaaaaacttatatatatatatatatatatatatatatatatatatatatttaatatgaTCCTTTTTGTAAATTTTAACATGGAAAAAAAGCTTATTTTCaaattcatattttttactttataacaagtaaaataaaaaaaaataaaaaatccttcactttataaattaatatatattctcaaatattaatagttTTACATTactttttcattttatttagTTTATGTTGTTTAAATTCTACGctatataacaaaaattctaaatatatataatttacagtttttaagaaaaaatatgaattaaCAAAAAGTtgttaaataaaaaaaaaaaaaaaaaaaaaaNNNNNNNNNNNNNNNNNNNNNNNNNNNNNNNNNNNNNNNNNNNNNNNNNNNNNNNNNNNNNNNNNNNNNNNNNNNNNNNNNNNNNNNNNNNNNNNNNNNNNNNNNNNNNNNNNNNNNNNNNNNNNNNNNNNNNNNNNNNNNNNNNNNNNNNNNNNNNNNNNNNNNNNNNNNNNNNNNNNNNNNNNNNNNNNNNNNNNNNNNNNNNNNNNNNNNNNNNNNNNNNNNNNNNNNNNNNNNNNNNNNNNNNNNNNNNNNNNNNNNNNNNNNNNNNNNNNNNNNNNNNNNNNNNNNNNNNNNNNNaaaaaaaaaaataaaaaatccttcactttataaattaatatatattctcaaatattaatagttttacatttttcattttatttaatttatgtTTTGTTTAAATTCTACGctatataacaaaaattctaaatatatataatttac is a window encoding:
- a CDS encoding putative heat shock protein 110 → MRPRFFLFLLFIIYIYNSLRIKCSSLLGIDFGNEYIKVSIVSPGKGFNILLNNQSKRKITNSISFANKFRTYDEESKIYSTKYPQLTLLNSNNVLGYNLFDSLKNKENFVIEKYDEDNEEFYSDINNYDFSNDFGSKYYSYDYVVDHKRGTINIKLKDNMILSSEEVTANILGYIKKLAYTHLNIDYKVKRNINLNIGCVISVPCNFSQRKKQALINASKIAGLELLGIINGVTAAAIHNVHDIPLNTTKLTMYLDIGSKNINVGIATISFVEKDKVRSRSVQVYACECLENSSGNKIDMLLAENLRKKFEEKYNVSIENDKKAMRKLIVAANKAKLLLSAKKSADVFIESLYNNKSLNESVSRQDFEELIQEVIENMKIPINKALEKGGFQLKDIEALELIGSGWRVPKILNEVTEFFNPLKVGMHLNSDEAVTMGSLYIAAYNSANFRLKDLDYTDIVSNEYHILVNTDEEENNNTNEDKLNIKKELVNYNSRYPHNKNVILTYKDNLKFSVYENGNIINEYILGNLDNALKSKYEHLGTPKLNLKFQLDKFGVLSLDKVLVIYEEQKDGSVDTKDNKKESDEDNNNNNNEEINKDDDTNDNKSDDEQNKGDENKTNEENKENGEKKKSEIIKHNIPIEFQTRNIKPLPLTFEEIKEKKEILKNLDEHDINIFLKSEKKNTLESFIYETRSKMKQDIYKQVTKEETRNEYLNKLEEYEDWLYTEKDEPLENVSNKIHELQDIYNPIKERAEELQVRDKTIEETNKKIQEMVEKIKDISEKKPWAAETIKVVKDSLDKEVEWWNNAQEEQKKLDNYTAPFFKHKEVQLKFKSIQMLIKTLDKLKKPVEKKEDKKNTDNQNENTSQDGADKNEQPEQNQNNENKDDKQNDEQDANQSSNDEQNKNGASDQKDEL